In Cyclopterus lumpus isolate fCycLum1 chromosome 5, fCycLum1.pri, whole genome shotgun sequence, the genomic stretch TTCCATAATTTGACACAATTATAATGgtattttataataaatcaagtgTGAGTCTAAGCAGGGGTCTGTTGATacatttccattgttttttGCTGCAGGCATCACAGTTTAATAATTGCAAAGAGAGATTGCATGTCTCTTACGATTCGATTAATTTGTGAAGTGTCTGAGAATCAGGCTGCCTGGGATTTACAGaaagaaacaatgaagggcATCCAGTCATGTGACTTGAGCAGTAATCCTTCTTAATCAGTCCTGCAGTTACACTACAAGATCATTCAGCTCTCTTAATCTGGAGAGCACAACAACACTGACTGAGGTTTAATTTAGATTATATGATAACAAATATATAGATTTTACATATATTTCCTGACTATTTGAATTATGATTTTCACTAATTCACACATCtgcttcatttcttttcatttcagaaCAACTGCCTGAGTAGGCCAGTCATCTACCTGAACTCTGACATAGAGCCAAAACTGCTCGGGAAACTGAAAGACATCATAAAAAGACATCAGGTGTGTATTATGTTTTGAGCGACTGTGGCTCATTGTTGAGCAGgttcgtccttcaatcagaggatcggtggttcaatccccagcatcccatgtcaatgtgtcaagACACTTGACCCAAAATTattcctgtagctgtgcctatacggtgtttgaatgtgtgtgtgtgaattttagatactgctgatggacaggtggcacatTAGCcactcccatcagtgtatgaatgggtgtgaatgggtgaatgatgtcatgtagtttGAAAGcgttttgagtggtcggaagactagaaaagctctATACATGTGCAGGTcgatttaccatttaccatttaaaagtCTCAGTGCTACAGACAGAAAACCCACTGTTGTAATCTCCTTGTGACTTTATCTGTTGCAGGGCTCAGTAACTGAAGACAAGGCCTCTAGCTCCCATGTTGTTGTTCCTATTCCCACCAGCCTGGAGGAAGGTGAGGCTTcagattgttgtttttattgtgaattcTGATGCAACCAGCTTTGTGCtgatttccttttctctttttggtcCAGAGGAGTGGGTGCGTCCAGTGATGAAGAGAGATAAGCAAGTGCTGCTCCACTGGGGATATTTTCCTGACAGGTTGGTGCTGAGTTTATAGGGATCTGAATATCATTCAACATTTTACTCttaaacagaaacattttaCACTTAACTGTCAAAGTTTAACACTATAGAGTGGATCtgcaaatgttgttttcttgaAGCCTCATACTGTTCTTAACTCTACAAGCTTAAGTTAAACAATGGTCTCCCTGAGTTGTTTTTACAAGCCCAAACTTGTAATCTTCCCCCTGCcttaacctttgaccttgtTCCTCTTTAGTTATGACACATGGATCCAAGCTAGTGAGATTGAGGCTGCTGTGGAGGATCCTCCCAGCCCAGAAAAACCTAGGAAGGTATTTATTTTCTAGAAACttttttgtagtttgttgtCTCTGGGTTTTTTTGTAACAAATTCTTTCTGAAAGTCTGCTTACATACCCCgtaaatttaatttaacataTTTCACACTGTACAACTACACCAAATATACCATATCAATATTTGCTGTATTTATTATTCCTGACCTTAATTGAGCCTAAATGACACTTAGAATGAGTAACATATTCAAATCAAATATGCTGTTTTAATGGGTGCATGATGCAGAGTTAGAGTTATCAGATGGAACGTTTTTGATGCCTGTGCATAATTTCTATGTACACAATTTCAGAAAACGTctttaaatgtatgtaatgaTGGAAGTTAATTGTATGTGTCTTAGCCATTTCATTATGATACAAACCTGTCGGGGGACTGTTGAGTGTACGTAGAGCTGATAGCTCCCTAGTTTGGAAACAGCACTCTTCTcacatttttctctctgtgcAAAATATTGAAGAATGAAGTGCTCTGGTAAATTAGCACTTGAAGCAACCATGTTTACTCTGGCACTTCAGTAGCTCTTATGTGTATTCACAGCATCGCTCAAGGCGCTCAGCACTCACGACATGAGAGTAAGAGCAGTGAAGCATTCAAATGTTTGGAGCTGTTGTCACTCAAAAGTCAGCACATAGTGTTAGTTTGCTATCCTGTCACTCTGTTTACTCACAGTATAAATGTCTCCCTGAGACCACAACTTCAACATGACTTGATTAAGATTAACTGCATGCATTCAATGACTGCTCCATTTGTGTAGTTAAGTCTCTCTCACTATCAgagttattttcttttcaatccAGCCATCATTGCCCAAATACAATAACGTTTCAGCCACAAAACCAACATAGGatccagaaaaaaaaccccactaaTGATTCAGCAGCAGTTCTTTTGCTGTGGGTACCctaaatattgttttacatttctagACCTGGCATTTGAATCCATGTGTACAAGGTAACATGATGCCATGTGGAAATTGACTGTTGGTGATTTCTAGAGGATTTAGCTGAAAAAGTGTCAAAGCCACTTCTGGTTAAACTATGAAATACGTTGGTGACATTTCACGCCGACATGCTCACTGCTTACAATGCTCTCTGTTTACAGGTCCATACCAAGTGGATTTTAGACCTGGACCAGTATAACGAGTGGATGAATGAGGAGGACTATGAAGTGGGCGAGGGCTGTCCTAAGAGGAAGAGGATCTCAGCCAAGACACTGACAGATGAAGTGAGTACTCCTGATGAGCGGAGGGACAAGAAGCCTGGCAGCGctaagaagaggaagaggtcgCCGTCGCCATCCCCCACCCCTCCGCCTCAGGagagcaagaagaagaatacCAAAAAAGGGTTGGTAACCAGACGAGTCTTTGTGCAATAATGTCAGCCATTAGAACCAGTTGTATCAGAGACATTATGcaatattgtaaaataatgttttttatgtctgtgtggACAGGCCAACGACCCCGTACACCAAGTCTAAACGAGGCCAAagggaagaggaacaggaggatcCTAGTAAAGACTTGGATGAAGCGTCACCTGTTCCAGCATCGGAAGAGGGAAACCCACCTAAAACAAgtacacaaaatatacataaataaaactatataatcATTAAAATAAACCTATGTTGCCTCCTTCAAGACTTTAAGGTTTTTGTCTGTTACTGGCTGACATTATACTTTCTTTTTGCAGATAACACCAAGAAGGACTCTGATTCAACTCCAGTCAAGGGAGGAACAGATATGGGTGAGCAGAACGTTTTGTATGTTTCACCTCCATCATGGCGACCTACTTAACTACTTTTACAAGAAAGTATCCATTTTCTGTGCAAACACTGTAAAACAGTGGAAAAGCAAGAGTGATCCATTAAAATTTGTATCAGCAATGTATTGCTTAATCGTGGTTCTGGGTTTTTGGCCCATATTCTAACACATTGTTTTTACACGACTGTTATCTCTCACAGCATGGAGAAAAAGTGTGCTTTTCAAACTGTGAATAAGTCCTCTATATCATTTTGTATTAAGTGGATGTTATGTCTCTGTGCCCTTGTTTTATATTCACTGACCATTCTTTTGTGATTTGAACAGATGAGCAAGAGGATGAGTCCATGGAAACAACAGGCAAGGTAAAGTAGTGTGTAAAACTGCAGGAGAATGTGGGGACAGTGAGGGCAGTAACCCATATATcaacatgagtgtgtgtttgaacaggaggaggaggaaggctctCCAAGCGTGAAAGGGGAACCAGTGAAAGGCTCGGACCTTCACGAAGACAATGTGACCGAGCAAACTCATCACATTATTATACCGAGCTACGCTGCCTGGTTTGACTACAACAGGTAGGAAGACATTCTTCTTGAAAATGTTTTAAGTAATCTGATTACAGATATGTTACTGAAGTATTTATACAATTCAGATATGTGAAAAGTAGGAACTGGGTGAAATTAGCTTGTGTCGATTTTATTTGATATGAAAACCAGTATAGTCTGAGCACTAGAGAGCATATGACAGGAGATATTCATACGTATTTCAGCTGCGAGTCCTCATGATATCCTAATGGTTTCCCCTCAGTGTTCATGCCATCGAGCGCAGAGCCTTGCCAGAATTTTTCAATGGGAAGAACAAATCCAAAACCCCAGAGATGTGAGTATTTGATCCGTACACAAAACAACATCAGGTGTTATCTGAAACGTTTATCTGACACACATTTCAAAAAGCaatttttaaaggtttttttatgCACCTCCTTCTTTCAGTTACCTGGCATACAGGAACTTCATGATTGACACCTACCGACTGAACCCTCAGGAATATCTGACGTCCACGGCCTGTCGTAGGAACCTGGCAGGAGACGTGTGTGCAATCATGAGGTAGTTGGAGGCTGAATAGGAATATTTCTACTAAATCCAGAGGTTTAACTGTATTTTAGACAGTCACCTGTTTTGGTCAAACTGCTATCAGTGTTGTAcactgtgtgtttcttgtgcTGCAGAGTGCACGCCTTCCTGGAGCAGTGGGGCCTGATCAATTACCAGGTTGACTCTGAGAGCCGACCCACGCCCATGGGTCCCCCACCCACTTCTCACTTCCACGTCCTGGCAGACACTCCGTCCAGTCTGGTGCCCCTGCAGCCCAAGACGTCCCAGGTCCACATACActctcagacacaaacacaaataaaacatgcataCATGTTCTGGGTTGTCTAACACATGTCCTTTCATTGTGCACCTGTAGACCCCTGCTACCCAGCAGATGATGTCATTCCCAGATAAAGTGAAGGAGAAACCAGCAGATCTGCAAAACTTTGGGTTGCGGACTGACATGTACAGCAAGAAGACTTGTTCTGCAAAGGTACAAGTCCAAGAAAATGCATGAAGGAAGGATTCATTTTCTGTACATTTACAATAACCTCCCATATTAACAAAGTAGTGGTGATATTTGTGCACAGAGCAAGAGCACAGCGAGCTCTATGAGGGAGTGGACAGAGCAAgaaacactactactacttgaGGTACAAATTATCCTTAAAATCAATTGTGTGAAAATAAGAAAGTAGAAATATGAAGCTAAATGTAGGCCCCCACTTCTCTCAGGGGTTGGAAATGTACAAGGACGACTGGAACAAGGTTTCAGAACACGTGGGCAGCCGTACGCAGGATGAGTGCATCCTGCACTTCCTGCGGCTGCCTATTGAAGACCCTTACTTAGAGGACAACTCGTCGTCCCTGGGACCACTAGCCTACCAGCCAGTACCTTTCAGCCAGGCAGGAAACCCTGtcatgagcacagtggccttcCTCGCCTCTGTCGTCGATCCACGTGTTGCCTCTGTTGCAGCCAAATCTGCTCTGGGTGAGAAGGAGCTTCTTTTGGATTGAATTTACTGAATGGTTTGATTTTGAATTTAAATTTCCCTTGTCATTATTGATTACTCTTTAGTAACTGATGACCTtgatctgtctctctccctcttagAGGAGTTTTCTCGTATGAAGGAGGAGGTTCCTGCAGCTCTTGTGGAGGCTCACGTGAGGCGGGTCGAGGAGGCAGCGAGGGTCAGTGGCCGACAGGACCCGCTGTATGGCTTGGAGGGTAGTGGCATCGCAGGCACCGGcctggaggagggagacagaccTGGTAGGATGGAGACACGCACATGCAGCATGCAGAATTGTAGGGCTGAGATCAACCAAAGCAAATCTTGGTCTACTTTTCGACCAAGTGATTGGTCGAAACGGGAAAAAAGAAGTCTGCTTGTTCCTCAAGATGAGCTCAATGGCCACAGTCCACTGTTCACTCTACCTGGTAGCCTAAATcaattataaataaagataaaaagtTAATTGTAGTTTATAAAATTATTTGAATCCATTCATTATTTCATACTAAGTGATttaattgttacatttattgtaaattattgtaagtcgctttggataaaagcgtcagcttaattaaatgtattaaaaatgtatattgttctttatttttgaGTAATAGCAGCAGAACCAGTAACCCGTCATTACAGACATGAGCTGTGTCTccatttttttctcacacataCCGAGTCCCTCCTGCCCCCAAACATTTTGGAAGAAGAAGCGCTTTTCTTCTTATTGAAGCTCTTTTTCGACCAAATCCTCATTGGTCctaccaaccaatcaaccaaccagaAGGTTTCAGCCCTACAaaattcaaagaaagaaaacactttcgCACTTCAAACTGAAAAAGTGACTTGTCTTCTCTCTAGATGAAAGTAGTGATGAAAGTAAGAGTGACAGCCAACCAGGTGAAGAGAAGAGGGAGTCCAAGGTATGATGCATGTTCGATATGACataatatttctgttttgtgAGTTCTGCTGATGAACTGCTGCAAAGCTCATTGTGTTTTGTGCTTTTCCATAAAGGACAGCAAAGATGGAGcgactgaggaagaggagaaacagGCAGAGAatgggaagaaggaagaagaaagaggaagagaagcagaaggagagagggagacggacaAAACAGAGTCAGAGATTGGTAAGAAAATGCATCTCAGTCGGAAATAGAGTGTTCTTGAAAAAGGtacaaaaaactttttttttctcataggTGATGGGGAGAAGGCAAAGGATGGAAAAGAGGGCACAGAGGAAGgacaaagagaagcagagagtgaaggagagaggaaggctAAGGTGGAGCGTGACGTTGGAGAGGGGAACCTTGCCACTGCTGCTGCGTCTGcactcgctgctgctgctgtcaaagCCAAGGTAAAGTGTATTATCTCTGGGCCTAAACTTACTGTGTCACCTTTTTATGCCTCTGCGTCTGCAACAGCCATGTtatcatgtttttgtgttgccTGTTTGTCCGTCTGAACCTCCTTCTGTCCGGCCCAAGACATACTATacattagtttgtttttttaaccaaataTCTAGGACTTTttcatgacatactatactTTGACTTTCTTTTATGGCTGTACTATTACCGCATattacgacatactatactatgacttttaatacattttaatgacattcGATACGTTgactttttattgcatttttcatTGCAATGCTCTTcaatgcctttttttatttaacaaagtACAGTGTTAATATTTTAGATGATTCTTTTGACATAGtatactttgacattttaatgatatttatGACATACACtattaattattcatgtttattgACATTccatacacatttattattttatgacaaAATATACTTTACTTTTTACCACATTGTTTTACCTTATTATACTATTACATTTTATgaacattcattttttatttgtatattctCTTTTATGTcattctattttcttttttatatgtgTTTGCAAAACatacaatacttttttttactctatACTACGACATTTCtatgacatacacacacattacaaatagCACATATTTTCACTTGGAGTTGGAGGTATGAAATCATTTGAATTCACAGTGACCTACAAAACATGCTTGAAGACATAATTCAAGATTTCATATggtaattatgacaatttcaacacatttttgaTTGGATAAAATTGTGAATTGATGTAGTTTTTGTCAGATAGATATAAACGTGTAAAACTATTATTCTAGTTCTTACTTTCACACTGTCTAATCTAAGTTTCTCGTTCACTTTCTTCGTAGCACCTGGCTGCAGTtgaagagagaaagattaaATCTCTTGTGGCTCTGCTGGTGGAGACCCAAATGAAGAAGCTGGAGATTAAACTGCGACACTTTGAAGAACTGGAAACCATaatggacagagagagggaagctGTAAGTTAGGGATTATGGGATATGTAGTATCTCAAGAGAGACGTCAACCTAATTACAGTACAATCCCTTTAACCTTTTTATCTTTTGTGTTTGTAGTTGGAGTACCAGCGTCAGCAGCTGCTGGCTGACCGTCAGTCCTTCCACATGGAACAGTTGAAATATGCCGAGATGAGGGCCCGCCAGCAGCACTTCCAGCAGATTCAGCACCAGCAGCAAAGCCAGGCCAGTGGCCCTCATGCCAACCAGGCCGCCCCAGCACCAGCCCCACCACCCCCGACCGCAAGTCAGCAGGCCCCCAACACACCAGCGCCACAGCCGGCCCCCAGTCCCGCGCCTCCAGCCTCAGCTTCTGCACCGGCCCCTGAGTCCCAACCCCCTCAGGGTGGAGCGCACACCACGCCCCCCTGCCCCCCAGGTGCAACCCCAGCTACCCACTcaagctccagctccagcactACGCCTGTACTCCATGGTGAGTTCAAAGCTTGAGCAATATTTTGATCACAAGttcataaaatacatattatacattcattattttagtaTATTCGTCTGCTCTCTCATCCCTACTTTTCAAATCTCAGATCTGTGTATccattatcatttatttaaataaatatattgtgaaTGGATGTCAATATATAATGTACTAAATTCTCAACACATACACTTTTATCCGCTTTGAATTATTTGTCCTGTTAACTTTGATAAGGACTACATTTTTCTTCTCATCACCTGTTTTACCCTGTACAGAGcccaccccccctcttcc encodes the following:
- the smarcc2 gene encoding SWI/SNF complex subunit SMARCC2; the encoded protein is MAVRKKDGGPNVKYFEASDTVSQFDNVRVWLGKNYKKYIQAEPPTNKSLSSLVVQLLQFQEEVFGRHVSNPPLTKLPIKCFLDFKSGGALCHILAAAYKFKSDQGWRRFDFQNPSRMDRNVEMFMTIEKSLVQNNCLSRPVIYLNSDIEPKLLGKLKDIIKRHQGSVTEDKASSSHVVVPIPTSLEEEEWVRPVMKRDKQVLLHWGYFPDSYDTWIQASEIEAAVEDPPSPEKPRKVHTKWILDLDQYNEWMNEEDYEVGEGCPKRKRISAKTLTDEVSTPDERRDKKPGSAKKRKRSPSPSPTPPPQESKKKNTKKGPTTPYTKSKRGQREEEQEDPSKDLDEASPVPASEEGNPPKTNNTKKDSDSTPVKGGTDMDEQEDESMETTGKEEEEGSPSVKGEPVKGSDLHEDNVTEQTHHIIIPSYAAWFDYNSVHAIERRALPEFFNGKNKSKTPEIYLAYRNFMIDTYRLNPQEYLTSTACRRNLAGDVCAIMRVHAFLEQWGLINYQVDSESRPTPMGPPPTSHFHVLADTPSSLVPLQPKTSQTPATQQMMSFPDKVKEKPADLQNFGLRTDMYSKKTCSAKSKSTASSMREWTEQETLLLLEGLEMYKDDWNKVSEHVGSRTQDECILHFLRLPIEDPYLEDNSSSLGPLAYQPVPFSQAGNPVMSTVAFLASVVDPRVASVAAKSALEEFSRMKEEVPAALVEAHVRRVEEAARVSGRQDPLYGLEGSGIAGTGLEEGDRPDESSDESKSDSQPGEEKRESKDSKDGATEEEEKQAENGKKEEERGREAEGERETDKTESEIGDGEKAKDGKEGTEEGQREAESEGERKAKVERDVGEGNLATAAASALAAAAVKAKHLAAVEERKIKSLVALLVETQMKKLEIKLRHFEELETIMDREREALEYQRQQLLADRQSFHMEQLKYAEMRARQQHFQQIQHQQQSQASGPHANQAAPAPAPPPPTASQQAPNTPAPQPAPSPAPPASASAPAPESQPPQGGAHTTPPCPPGATPATHSSSSSSTTPVLHEPTPPLPGETLHPSAPVQPPQTIDARKKKL